One genomic window of Aliiroseovarius sp. M344 includes the following:
- a CDS encoding ArsR/SmtB family transcription factor has product MDTNHAIDAFAALSQPTRLDVFRLLIKAGEAGIPAGEIGDTLGVRQNTMSANLLILARSGLIRREREGRNIRYYADMNGMRGLLGFLMEDCCGGNPDLCQPVIDEIACAC; this is encoded by the coding sequence ATGGATACGAATCATGCAATCGATGCCTTTGCCGCACTTAGCCAGCCAACCCGCCTGGATGTGTTCCGGTTGCTTATCAAAGCCGGAGAGGCAGGCATACCAGCCGGGGAAATTGGCGACACTTTAGGTGTTCGCCAAAATACCATGTCTGCGAACCTTTTGATCCTAGCCCGATCTGGGCTGATCAGGCGCGAACGAGAAGGTCGCAACATTCGTTATTACGCAGACATGAATGGCATGCGCGGTCTTCTCGGATTTTTGATGGAAGACTGCTGTGGCGGTAATCCTGATCTTTGCCAGCCGGTCATCGATGAAATTGCTTGCGCTTGTTAG
- a CDS encoding response regulator transcription factor: MTQRMVAILDDEPEIRRMLSDALEDAGFRTASFARATEFEAALNTMSPDVCLVDLGLPDRDGLTLVHRLALESGASIIIISGRTQVQDRVTGLELGADDYIIKPFEPAEVVARVRARLRSPKTGLRTSQTARFNGWTAHFDRYMLEDGSGEETAFSHAEGEVLRLFLDAPKRLISRAQMQETLGGVAGESFDRAMDVRISRLRTKLKEDPKNPRLIKTIYGAGYIFLGDVKWG, from the coding sequence ATGACCCAACGAATGGTCGCCATTCTCGACGACGAACCCGAGATTCGCCGTATGTTGTCAGACGCACTGGAGGATGCAGGGTTTCGCACTGCCAGTTTTGCCCGCGCCACCGAGTTTGAAGCCGCATTGAACACGATGTCCCCGGACGTTTGCCTTGTTGACCTTGGATTGCCCGACCGTGACGGCCTGACACTGGTGCACCGGCTGGCACTGGAAAGCGGGGCGTCGATCATTATCATTTCTGGCCGCACACAAGTGCAGGACCGGGTCACCGGGCTGGAACTTGGGGCCGATGACTACATCATTAAGCCGTTTGAACCCGCCGAAGTCGTGGCCCGCGTCCGCGCCCGCCTGCGTAGTCCAAAAACCGGCCTCAGAACCTCGCAAACCGCACGCTTCAACGGATGGACCGCGCATTTTGATCGTTACATGCTGGAAGATGGCAGCGGCGAGGAAACAGCGTTCTCGCATGCTGAAGGCGAGGTTTTGCGCCTGTTTCTGGACGCCCCCAAACGCCTGATTTCCCGCGCCCAGATGCAGGAAACCCTCGGCGGCGTTGCCGGCGAAAGTTTCGACCGCGCGATGGATGTCCGCATCTCACGTCTGCGCACGAAACTTAAAGAAGACCCCAAAAACCCGCGCCTGATCAAAACGATCTATGGCGCTGGGTATATCTTTCTGGGCGATGTGAAGTGGGGATGA
- a CDS encoding AMP-binding protein, translating to MSQELAAAGDFASVPALLARNVKEYGDRPAYREKEFGIWQSWTWAEAAEEIQNLALGLLALGIDRGDHVAIIGRNRPAHYWAMVAAQKVGAVPVPLYQDAVVEEMEYVLDHCGARFVICGDQEQVDKVIEVQEKVKHIEHVIYYDKRGLRKYDHSHLHWYHDIQEEGRVAHSRLEGEMAAREAELTYDSTCVMLYTSGTTGRPKGVVLSNRNIVESAKNTSKFDNLGLNEDILAYLPMAWVGDFIFSLGQAMWCGFCVNCPESAETMMTDLREIGPTYYFAPPRVFETQLTNVMIRMEDSGDLKYALFHHFMDFAKKGAGEKYGMPRRKITTQKKTLEQKIRHGFRYTMGIGFAAETIVENAIRLGFAKLRHGKDVRKHFKAKDPLGLKLYRGKTQEYFKYRCGDVLVYGPLKDTLGFGRIRVGYTAGEAIGPEIFEFYRSMGINLKQLYGQTEATVFITVQPDGEVRNDTVGVPAPGVEIKLADNGEIFYRSPGTFVEYYNNPESTADTKDAEGWVATGDAGFFDKDNGHLRIIDRAKDVGKMADGRLFAPKYVENKLKFYPDILEAVVFGNDRDMCTAFINIDLTAVGNWAERNNVAYASYQELAGHPDVLSTIQEHVETVNKSVAADEMLSGCQIHRFLILHKELDADDGEMTRTRKVRRKIVEEKYAPLIDALYSGKPNQYIETEVTYEDGRKGSINATLEIRDAAVVGNKQGMAAE from the coding sequence TTGTCACAGGAACTAGCCGCAGCAGGCGACTTTGCCTCCGTTCCAGCGCTTCTTGCGCGGAACGTGAAAGAGTACGGGGATCGCCCGGCCTATCGTGAAAAAGAATTCGGAATCTGGCAAAGCTGGACCTGGGCCGAGGCCGCTGAGGAAATTCAGAACCTCGCCCTTGGCCTTTTGGCACTTGGAATTGATCGTGGTGACCACGTCGCCATTATTGGGCGCAACCGTCCGGCCCATTACTGGGCGATGGTTGCCGCGCAGAAAGTTGGTGCTGTTCCAGTTCCGCTTTATCAAGATGCTGTGGTCGAAGAGATGGAATATGTGCTGGACCATTGCGGCGCACGTTTCGTGATCTGTGGTGACCAAGAGCAAGTCGATAAAGTGATCGAGGTGCAGGAAAAGGTTAAGCACATCGAACACGTGATCTATTATGACAAGCGGGGTTTGCGGAAATACGATCACAGCCACTTGCACTGGTATCATGACATTCAGGAAGAAGGCCGTGTGGCCCATTCGCGCTTGGAAGGCGAAATGGCCGCCCGCGAGGCCGAGCTGACATATGACAGCACCTGCGTGATGCTTTACACCTCGGGCACCACCGGGCGCCCGAAAGGCGTAGTTCTTTCGAACCGCAACATTGTTGAAAGTGCGAAGAACACTTCAAAATTCGACAATCTGGGTCTGAACGAAGACATTCTGGCGTACCTGCCAATGGCTTGGGTGGGTGACTTCATCTTCTCGCTTGGTCAGGCAATGTGGTGCGGGTTCTGCGTGAACTGCCCCGAAAGCGCGGAAACGATGATGACCGACCTGCGCGAAATCGGGCCGACCTACTATTTTGCTCCGCCACGCGTTTTCGAAACGCAGCTGACCAATGTTATGATCCGGATGGAAGACAGTGGCGACCTGAAATACGCTCTGTTCCATCACTTCATGGATTTTGCCAAGAAAGGTGCGGGTGAAAAATACGGCATGCCGCGCCGCAAGATCACAACACAGAAAAAGACGCTGGAACAGAAAATCCGCCATGGCTTCCGTTATACTATGGGGATTGGCTTTGCTGCCGAGACTATCGTTGAAAACGCGATCCGGTTGGGTTTTGCGAAACTTCGCCATGGCAAGGACGTGCGCAAGCATTTCAAGGCAAAAGACCCTCTGGGTCTGAAGCTGTATCGCGGCAAAACGCAGGAATACTTCAAGTATCGCTGCGGTGATGTGTTGGTTTATGGTCCACTGAAAGACACGCTGGGCTTTGGTCGTATCCGTGTTGGCTATACCGCCGGTGAAGCGATTGGCCCGGAAATTTTCGAGTTCTATCGCTCGATGGGGATTAACCTGAAGCAGCTGTATGGCCAGACGGAAGCCACTGTGTTCATCACGGTGCAGCCGGATGGCGAAGTGCGCAACGACACCGTTGGTGTGCCTGCGCCGGGTGTTGAGATCAAACTGGCCGATAACGGAGAGATTTTCTATCGCAGTCCCGGCACGTTTGTTGAGTATTACAACAACCCGGAAAGCACCGCCGACACGAAAGACGCGGAAGGCTGGGTTGCAACGGGTGATGCAGGCTTCTTTGACAAGGATAACGGCCACCTTCGGATTATCGACCGCGCCAAAGACGTGGGGAAAATGGCAGATGGCCGCCTGTTCGCACCGAAATATGTTGAGAACAAGCTGAAGTTCTATCCCGACATTCTCGAGGCGGTCGTGTTTGGCAATGACCGTGACATGTGTACGGCATTCATCAACATCGACTTGACCGCTGTTGGTAACTGGGCTGAACGCAACAACGTGGCCTATGCCTCCTACCAAGAGCTGGCCGGGCACCCGGATGTTTTGTCGACCATTCAAGAGCATGTTGAAACCGTGAACAAATCCGTTGCAGCAGATGAAATGCTGTCAGGGTGTCAAATCCACCGCTTCTTGATACTGCACAAGGAATTGGACGCGGATGACGGGGAAATGACCCGGACACGGAAAGTGCGTCGCAAGATTGTGGAAGAGAAATACGCACCTTTGATTGACGCGCTCTATAGCGGAAAGCCCAACCAATATATCGAAACCGAGGTCACCTATGAGGATGGTCGCAAAGGATCGATCAACGCCACCCTCGAAATCCGCGATGCGGCTGTGGTTGGCAACAAGCAGGGGATGGCGGCAGAATGA
- a CDS encoding arsenate reductase ArsC — MSETPYNVLFLCTGNSARSIIAEAILNQDGKGRFKAYSAGSKPQGAPHPNTLDLLKGLGHSTDFARSKSWEEFSGPDAPQMDFVFTVCDSAAAEECPFWPGQPMTAHWGVPDPAKVEGSEAVRRVAFSETYRMLRNRISVFVDLPISSLDRMALKRRLDDIGDTAANAD; from the coding sequence ATGTCAGAAACCCCCTATAACGTTCTCTTCCTCTGCACGGGCAACTCGGCCCGCTCAATCATCGCAGAGGCGATCCTGAATCAGGATGGCAAGGGCCGGTTCAAGGCCTATTCGGCAGGATCAAAACCACAGGGCGCGCCGCACCCAAATACGCTTGACCTGCTCAAAGGTCTGGGGCATTCGACAGATTTCGCACGGTCCAAAAGCTGGGAAGAGTTTTCTGGCCCCGACGCACCGCAAATGGACTTCGTTTTCACGGTTTGCGACTCGGCTGCTGCCGAAGAATGCCCATTTTGGCCAGGACAGCCGATGACCGCCCATTGGGGCGTACCCGATCCGGCCAAGGTTGAAGGTTCTGAAGCCGTTCGCAGAGTTGCCTTTTCCGAGACCTACAGGATGTTGAGAAACCGTATTTCGGTCTTCGTTGACCTGCCGATCAGCTCGCTTGATCGGATGGCATTGAAGCGACGACTTGATGACATCGGCGATACAGCGGCCAATGCCGACTGA
- a CDS encoding branched-chain amino acid ABC transporter permease, translated as MPEQLLFAMEVTLNGLMAGVLYALVALGFVLIFKASGIFNYAQGVMALFAALTLVGIQQGQVPFSHLINALFGTDIHHFPWHVPSIIAIILAAGVMILFAWIVEKYILQHLIGQPDIILFMATIGLAYFMEGFGDIMWGSDIKKLDVGLPQGMNTTIDEVTFNWFGYGFFIDNLDIVAAVVAAILVAALTIFSQYSKQGRALRAVADDHSAALSVGISLRFIWVLVWSIAGFVALVAGIMWGAKSGVQFSLSLIALKALPVLMLGGFTSIPGAIIGGLIIGVGEQLFEFAIGPMIGGATQNWFAYVLALIFLIFRPQGLFGEKIIERV; from the coding sequence ATGCCTGAACAACTTCTCTTTGCGATGGAAGTCACCCTGAACGGCCTGATGGCCGGGGTGCTTTATGCGCTTGTCGCGCTGGGCTTTGTCTTGATCTTCAAGGCGTCTGGCATTTTTAATTATGCCCAAGGTGTTATGGCGCTGTTTGCCGCCTTGACACTGGTCGGTATTCAACAGGGTCAGGTTCCGTTTAGTCATCTGATCAATGCGTTATTCGGGACCGACATTCACCACTTCCCGTGGCATGTACCGTCGATTATCGCGATCATACTTGCTGCTGGGGTGATGATCCTGTTCGCCTGGATTGTTGAGAAATACATCCTTCAACACTTGATCGGACAGCCCGATATCATCCTGTTTATGGCGACCATCGGTCTTGCCTATTTCATGGAAGGCTTCGGCGACATCATGTGGGGGTCAGACATCAAGAAGCTTGATGTGGGCTTGCCGCAGGGGATGAACACCACCATTGATGAAGTCACTTTTAACTGGTTTGGTTATGGTTTCTTCATCGACAATCTGGACATTGTCGCAGCAGTTGTTGCAGCAATTCTGGTGGCGGCACTGACAATCTTCTCGCAGTACTCCAAACAAGGCCGCGCTTTGCGAGCTGTGGCGGATGACCATTCGGCAGCTTTGTCTGTTGGCATTTCGCTGCGCTTCATCTGGGTTCTGGTCTGGTCGATCGCGGGCTTCGTGGCTTTGGTCGCGGGTATCATGTGGGGCGCCAAGTCTGGTGTTCAGTTCAGCCTGTCGCTGATTGCTCTGAAAGCTCTGCCAGTTCTGATGCTGGGTGGCTTCACCTCGATCCCGGGCGCCATCATTGGTGGTCTGATCATCGGTGTGGGCGAGCAGCTGTTCGAATTTGCCATCGGCCCCATGATTGGCGGCGCGACCCAGAACTGGTTCGCCTACGTGTTGGCACTCATCTTCCTCATCTTCAGACCTCAAGGTCTGTTTGGTGAAAAAATCATCGAGAGGGTCTGA
- a CDS encoding ABC transporter substrate-binding protein, with protein MKFSKLAAASVTALMVATPVLADLVFPSLSYRTGPYAAGGIPYADGFADYFTLLNERDGGIGGVMTSAPECETAYNTEKGVECYEATKGQGALAYNPLSTGITYQLIPKVTADDIPLYTPGYGRTSAANGKVFSHVFNFPANYWNAASLAVNHLLEVNGGDLSGKKIALIYHNSAYGKEPIRTLEGLAAKHGFELVTIPVDHPGQEQKAQWLQIRRERPDNVLMWGWGVMNQVAIQEAANIRFPMENFIGVWWSGGDHDVSPAGDAATGYKAVTFHGVGSDYPVFGDIQKFVVDAGKAAGNADNIGKALYNRGVYAAMLLAESAKKAQEIHGTPDITSSMMRDGMEALEVTEERMAELGMPGFGPSFAISCDNHGGPGTGAIQQWDAAAGTWSLISDFGSSDMEVIQPLIDEDSAAYAAENNIEPRCN; from the coding sequence ATGAAATTTTCGAAACTCGCAGCGGCCAGTGTTACGGCCCTTATGGTGGCGACCCCGGTTCTTGCGGACCTTGTGTTCCCGTCACTCAGCTATCGGACCGGCCCATACGCCGCAGGTGGTATACCTTACGCGGATGGTTTTGCGGACTATTTCACCCTGCTGAACGAACGTGACGGCGGTATCGGTGGCGTGATGACGTCCGCCCCGGAATGTGAAACAGCCTATAACACTGAAAAAGGCGTTGAGTGCTACGAGGCCACCAAAGGCCAAGGCGCGCTGGCCTATAACCCTCTGTCGACCGGCATTACCTATCAGCTGATCCCGAAAGTGACAGCTGACGACATCCCGCTTTACACACCGGGTTACGGCCGTACATCGGCTGCGAATGGCAAAGTGTTCAGCCACGTGTTCAACTTCCCCGCCAACTACTGGAACGCGGCCTCGCTGGCTGTGAACCACCTGCTTGAAGTCAATGGTGGGGATCTTTCCGGCAAGAAAATCGCGCTGATTTATCACAACTCTGCATACGGCAAAGAGCCTATCCGCACACTGGAAGGTCTGGCAGCAAAGCATGGCTTCGAGCTGGTAACCATCCCGGTTGACCACCCCGGTCAGGAGCAAAAAGCGCAATGGCTGCAGATCCGCCGCGAGCGTCCTGACAATGTTCTGATGTGGGGCTGGGGCGTGATGAACCAGGTTGCCATTCAGGAAGCCGCCAACATCCGCTTCCCGATGGAAAACTTCATCGGCGTCTGGTGGTCGGGTGGTGACCACGACGTTTCCCCCGCAGGTGACGCAGCCACTGGTTACAAGGCTGTGACGTTCCACGGTGTTGGTTCGGATTACCCGGTCTTTGGCGACATCCAGAAATTCGTTGTGGACGCTGGAAAAGCAGCAGGCAACGCCGACAACATCGGTAAGGCGCTTTACAACCGTGGCGTCTATGCTGCGATGTTGCTGGCCGAGTCCGCCAAGAAAGCACAGGAAATCCACGGCACGCCGGACATCACGTCTTCAATGATGCGTGACGGTATGGAAGCCCTGGAAGTCACCGAAGAGCGGATGGCTGAACTGGGCATGCCGGGCTTTGGTCCGTCCTTCGCCATCAGCTGTGATAACCACGGCGGCCCAGGTACGGGCGCGATCCAACAATGGGATGCAGCCGCTGGCACATGGTCGCTGATCTCGGACTTCGGTTCGTCGGATATGGAAGTTATCCAACCCCTAATCGACGAAGACTCGGCAGCTTATGCCGCCGAAAACAACATCGAACCACGCTGTAACTAA
- a CDS encoding PAS-domain containing protein, with amino-acid sequence MAQNSTETAALTQAGLNLIQQALSIYDRRLRLVVGNRQFQDMFDLPDHLATPGAEFSDTIRFLAERGDYGAVGDIESFVKSRVDQALAFEPHYMERSRANGRVISVEGHPLSQGGWVTVYTDITPIKRQEALLRARSEELSDQVLNYTEELTQTNRALASTNAALEETKRELTEMESRTRLTAEMMPAHIARIDRDRHYTFSNRRLGSVITGRPSDLIGLHAIEALGDEAYAHISPYFARAFNGEPSVFEFSHEGSGRRIRVALTPDQEDDEISGVYILSMDVTEEAQARAALAQTRKRELAAQLTSGVAHDFSNLLTIILGLQSRLAQMQLGDEAQKMVTATTAAVRRGGTLLDRIASISGRRELHFEPTLVPDMLKGLETLARSTLPNGIDLKIDVSDLDDPIVLDAGAVQDGILNLILNATHAIGSQSGTIHLSARPIRETWVEFRVTDTGPGFSQKALEHALDPFFTTKGGEGSGLGLSMVYDQTKVAGGQLKLFNSTETGGAVVSVRLPLRKPLQPISPRLVLLIEDNQDIRTSVREMLTNMGHQVIEATSAEEALGLVDLDGLGLILSDVMLEGAQTGPEFLKGLRAAGIDVPMLVMTSLPADDPRRAEAGFPVLPKPFTKGELATFLSEEVRV; translated from the coding sequence TTGGCACAGAATTCGACTGAAACCGCTGCACTAACTCAAGCCGGTCTAAACCTTATCCAGCAGGCTCTTTCGATCTATGATCGCCGGCTGCGGCTGGTCGTTGGCAACCGGCAATTTCAGGACATGTTCGATCTACCAGATCACCTTGCCACCCCGGGTGCGGAATTCTCGGACACCATCCGTTTTCTGGCCGAACGGGGCGATTATGGTGCGGTAGGAGACATAGAATCCTTCGTAAAGTCCCGTGTCGACCAAGCGTTGGCGTTCGAGCCGCATTACATGGAGCGCTCGCGCGCGAACGGTCGGGTGATCTCGGTTGAGGGTCATCCGCTGTCGCAAGGCGGTTGGGTGACGGTGTATACCGACATTACGCCGATCAAGCGCCAAGAGGCGCTGCTGCGAGCACGATCTGAGGAGCTGTCAGATCAGGTGCTGAACTATACAGAAGAGCTGACCCAGACAAACCGGGCTTTGGCCTCGACGAATGCCGCTTTGGAAGAAACAAAGCGCGAGCTGACCGAGATGGAAAGCCGCACCCGCCTGACCGCAGAAATGATGCCGGCCCACATCGCGCGCATTGATCGTGATCGGCACTATACATTCTCGAACCGCCGGCTTGGCTCTGTTATCACGGGCCGCCCCAGCGACCTGATCGGCTTGCATGCAATCGAGGCGCTTGGCGACGAGGCCTACGCACATATCTCGCCCTATTTCGCCCGTGCCTTTAATGGCGAGCCGAGCGTGTTCGAATTCTCACACGAAGGATCGGGCCGCCGCATTCGGGTCGCCCTGACGCCCGATCAGGAGGACGATGAAATCTCTGGCGTCTATATCCTGTCGATGGACGTCACCGAAGAAGCGCAAGCCCGCGCAGCCTTGGCCCAGACCCGCAAACGCGAGCTTGCCGCGCAACTTACGTCGGGCGTGGCGCATGATTTCTCGAACCTGCTGACCATTATTCTTGGCCTTCAAAGCCGCTTGGCGCAGATGCAGCTTGGCGATGAGGCCCAGAAGATGGTCACCGCCACGACTGCTGCCGTACGGCGTGGGGGAACGTTGTTGGATCGGATCGCATCAATCTCGGGTCGGCGCGAGTTGCATTTCGAACCGACCCTTGTGCCAGACATGTTGAAAGGTCTTGAAACCCTCGCCCGGTCGACATTGCCGAACGGCATCGACCTGAAAATCGACGTCTCCGATTTGGATGACCCGATCGTTCTGGACGCGGGCGCGGTACAGGACGGCATTCTGAACCTCATTCTGAACGCCACCCATGCAATCGGGTCGCAGTCTGGCACCATCCACCTGTCGGCCCGCCCCATCCGTGAAACATGGGTCGAGTTCCGTGTCACCGATACTGGACCCGGTTTTTCTCAGAAGGCACTGGAACACGCGCTGGATCCGTTTTTCACGACCAAGGGTGGCGAAGGGTCTGGGCTGGGGTTGTCGATGGTCTATGACCAGACCAAGGTGGCGGGTGGACAGCTGAAACTGTTCAACTCAACAGAAACCGGCGGCGCGGTCGTCTCGGTCCGCCTGCCGCTGCGCAAGCCGCTTCAGCCGATATCCCCGCGCCTTGTTCTTTTGATCGAGGATAATCAGGACATCCGCACCTCTGTCCGTGAGATGCTGACCAATATGGGCCATCAGGTGATCGAGGCAACATCCGCCGAAGAAGCGTTAGGACTGGTTGATCTGGACGGGCTTGGCCTGATCCTCAGCGACGTGATGCTTGAGGGCGCACAGACGGGCCCGGAATTCCTGAAAGGGTTGCGCGCGGCGGGCATTGATGTCCCTATGTTGGTCATGACTTCCCTACCCGCCGATGATCCGCGCCGCGCCGAGGCTGGTTTCCCGGTTTTGCCCAAACCCTTCACCAAGGGCGAACTTGCAACATTCTTGTCCGAGGAGGTCCGCGTATGA
- a CDS encoding branched-chain amino acid ABC transporter permease, with amino-acid sequence MFYREAGDFKTSYRDDNQTFPIRLDRMGYYILMFVAFCVVPFFINDYWVNAVFAPFLIYAIAALGLNILTGYAGQVSLGTGGFMAVGAYACYKLMVAFPEVSIVIHVLLAGGVTAVVGVLFGLPSLRIKGFYLAVATLAAQFFLVWLFNKVPWFYNYSASGQINAPERSVFGIIVTGPNTEAWAKYMICLVFVVALAWVARNLTRGMMGRKWMGIRDMDIAAEIIGVNPLMAKMSAFAVSSFFVGVAGALFFSVYLGAAEAGESFGIAKSFLILFMIIIGGLGSIFGSFAGAAFMVLMPVFLKNVLVGGLGWPTDLAAHLEFMIVGGLIVIFLIVEPHGLAQLWRLTKEKLRLWPFPH; translated from the coding sequence ATGTTTTACCGCGAAGCAGGTGACTTCAAAACGTCCTACCGCGACGACAACCAGACCTTCCCGATCAGATTGGATCGGATGGGTTACTATATCCTTATGTTCGTGGCCTTTTGTGTGGTCCCGTTCTTCATCAATGACTACTGGGTGAACGCGGTATTCGCACCGTTCCTGATCTATGCGATTGCGGCGTTGGGCCTGAATATCCTGACCGGGTACGCCGGGCAGGTGTCGCTGGGTACTGGGGGGTTCATGGCTGTAGGGGCCTATGCCTGCTACAAGCTGATGGTCGCCTTTCCTGAGGTTAGCATTGTTATTCACGTGCTTCTGGCCGGCGGTGTCACCGCGGTCGTAGGTGTTCTGTTCGGCCTTCCGTCACTGCGGATCAAAGGGTTTTATCTGGCAGTTGCGACGCTGGCTGCGCAGTTCTTTCTGGTGTGGCTGTTCAATAAAGTGCCGTGGTTTTACAACTATTCGGCTTCTGGGCAGATCAACGCACCAGAACGTTCGGTTTTTGGCATCATCGTGACGGGCCCGAATACCGAAGCTTGGGCGAAATACATGATCTGTCTCGTGTTCGTCGTGGCATTGGCATGGGTTGCCCGCAACCTGACGCGTGGCATGATGGGTCGTAAATGGATGGGTATCCGAGATATGGACATCGCCGCCGAGATTATTGGGGTAAACCCGCTGATGGCGAAAATGTCAGCCTTTGCGGTGTCGTCGTTCTTTGTTGGCGTGGCAGGGGCTCTGTTCTTCTCAGTCTACCTTGGTGCTGCGGAAGCTGGCGAAAGCTTCGGTATTGCCAAGTCGTTCCTGATCCTCTTCATGATCATCATTGGGGGCCTAGGGTCGATCTTCGGCAGCTTTGCAGGCGCAGCCTTCATGGTGTTGATGCCTGTGTTCCTGAAGAACGTGCTGGTGGGCGGCCTTGGATGGCCGACCGATCTGGCCGCGCATCTAGAGTTCATGATCGTGGGTGGCCTGATCGTCATCTTCCTGATTGTCGAACCGCACGGCTTGGCGCAACTGTGGCGCCTGACGAAAGAAAAACTGCGCTTGTGGCCCTTCCCGCACTAG
- a CDS encoding ABC transporter ATP-binding protein — MTTTTDMNADSYVTADGRTIGPVVMDLKSITLRFGGVVAIKDISFDIREGEIRAIIGPNGAGKSSMLNVISGFYKPQEGEVWFRGEKRPPMRPYQVARQGLARTFQNIALFDGMTVLDNIMTGRLNHMKANILQQAIWKGKAEREEIANREICEKVIDFLEIQHIRKTPVGRLPYGLKKRVELARALAAQPSLLLLDEPMAGMNVEEKEDMSRFILDMNDEFGTTIALIEHDMGVVMDLSDRVVVMDYGKKIGDGTPDEVRNNQDVIDAYLGVAHD; from the coding sequence ATGACGACCACAACCGACATGAACGCTGACAGCTACGTGACTGCAGACGGCCGCACCATCGGTCCAGTGGTTATGGACCTGAAAAGCATCACCCTGCGCTTTGGCGGCGTGGTTGCGATCAAGGACATCAGTTTTGATATCCGCGAAGGTGAGATCCGCGCAATCATTGGCCCAAACGGGGCTGGCAAGTCTTCGATGCTGAACGTCATTTCCGGCTTTTATAAGCCGCAGGAAGGTGAAGTTTGGTTCCGAGGCGAAAAACGCCCGCCGATGCGACCCTATCAAGTGGCGCGTCAGGGTCTGGCGCGAACCTTTCAAAACATCGCACTGTTTGATGGGATGACGGTGCTGGACAACATCATGACCGGTCGCCTGAACCACATGAAGGCAAACATCCTTCAGCAGGCGATCTGGAAGGGCAAAGCCGAGCGGGAAGAGATTGCGAACCGCGAGATCTGCGAGAAAGTCATCGACTTCCTTGAAATTCAGCACATCCGCAAAACGCCTGTTGGTCGCTTGCCATACGGTCTGAAAAAGCGGGTTGAATTGGCGCGTGCTCTGGCCGCGCAACCGTCGCTTCTTCTGCTCGATGAGCCCATGGCTGGCATGAACGTCGAGGAGAAAGAGGACATGTCCCGCTTCATCCTTGATATGAACGACGAATTTGGCACCACAATCGCCCTGATCGAGCACGATATGGGGGTGGTCATGGACCTCTCCGACCGCGTGGTCGTGATGGATTACGGCAAAAAAATTGGGGATGGCACACCGGACGAGGTGCGCAACAACCAGGATGTGATCGACGCCTATCTTGGCGTGGCACACGATTAA